tttttatacgtcatcttatatatttatttaacaaatcaaaagttaatattttataaatatgttataGATGAGCGGAAAATTTAGTGGGTGGCGATTTGAGGCGGGCTACGTACGTAACGacatatacatctatatcCAATGCAAGTACATAAGGGGGTGGGTACATTTACGAACGTCATCCCAATGACCTCGCGTATTCGAGGGTGGTGTATTTGCGGATAGGATGAGTACCTTACTCCTCAGCACTCTCCGGTGTACTGAGTACGCAGGGCACGTTTGAAGTCACTCCCACCTGCGCCGCGGTACCGCGAACGCGagttactaataataatagtagacCGCGGGAGGCGATATCACACAATACGAATGTAGTGCTGTCGTAGTGATAGTCGTAGTAGTAGCTGTAGCTCTCATTCTAGTGTTTGTTACATTACATTGTACACAAAGTCAGGAGTAGTGGTGATAGCTACGATTGTAGACCACGTGGGTTTTGAAACTCACATCAGTTGGTTTTAAACTACGACTAGACACACTACTCCCGAGCAATATTTCCCGCTTtatcaattgttattttttacataccCCATTCTAAAgtggatttaatatttttttagtttattatttattgaaacaaCTGGTGCTCATAATTAgctattcattcatttatttagtcattcataataaaatgttacagtgaattaattattaaatatttaatttatattgtgatcaataaataattgtgaattttaaaaatatttaaaagttactgccgttggattttaaaaaatttgacaacaAGGGAGGCCGCGAGCTTTTTCCATCGTTGAGTAACAACGATGCGGCCTCACTTACTAATTTTACGTGCTGGATGTACGGCTTCATCggtatgattattatttaatacatttatattaacacCATAATTTATACTCGATTAAAGTTGtccacttttttattttgcttatgacattttttgtttttaaataaatgcctGTATTTATCGATAAGCTACGGCATATATAGTAGATTAGATAATTATACGGATAGAAGAGTTGTAGACGTTTTTAATAACCCAGCGACAAAGTGCACTTCGGACGTTGCGCAAATCTCGGCCTCTCACATCAACTTTATATCCGCATTACAAAGATTGTCTTCGTTATATTTtagcataaatattttttttatacgtgcGAATATAATTCAAACAAATGCAGACTTGCAAatcatcaaactttttttttataactaagaaaaaaaaaggctttaatttaaatcggaTGTAGATGAAAGCAGACTGGCAAATGGTGAAGTTGGTGGACTCATCGAGGACCCGATGGTGGTCGAGAAGAGTCAGGGTTCCGGTATAGGCAAATCACTCCAGCTGTCCCAAATTCACCGCCTCTATCCCGAAGACATAGACATTGATATAAAAAGGGATATTAATAACAAAGATATTAAAGAATGTAATATTGAGCTGTCGGAGTTGGACGAGTTCCTGCACTGTCGCGGCTGCAACGACAATAATCGAGAAATGGTGGGCCAAGACATGGCCCAGAGCTACAATGAGCTCTTCCACGCAGCCCAGGAACCTCAAGAATTCATTTCCCTCGAAGAGTTGGGCCCGAGGATCACCAGTACCGATCATCATTGCCACCCGGTTGCTAACACGGTCATCAATAATGATCAATTGTATGGAGATGCTGATGAGGGACAGCATCAAAGTCAACCGAGGACTTACTATAATTTATCTTCTCTTCCAGAGTAAGTtcctttaattattcaaattttatgaataaatactTGAAGATCTAGAATTATTTTCAGAATACagatcaacaatttttttaaaaatataaattcaaattatatatttttacatcacTGCGTACCTGGTCTACTTACATGACATACCGGTATCACAATAGTGAAATCTAAATATGTTAAAAGCCCATGCAAGTTAAAATTTCCTCTAAGACACTTTACAATGCAATTCATCCGAGCACTGTCGCATTTAGTTACTTCAAGTTGATTTACTGTTTTATATTAACCGCGATATTGTTATGGATTaatggtaataaatttttaatttcaaaaaaatatcgtcCATTTACTGAATCTActgaattatcaaataattcagtaatttttttgattagcGTACATCAAGATtctatttaatcaaaattaaatttaaagaataattattattttgatgctttgaaattttttttcattaagacTCGCGTGGAAAATATGATAAGACGTAACTGCttataatgttaaataaaaattacgtgGCATCGAACAAGTCAACgaatctataaataattaatgacgataatataaaaaattgacctAGTACGTTAATTTATCAggatttaaatgatttttttatgttagaataaataaataaaatatttgaaaattaaatgatataaaGACTGGATAAGTATGAGCATAATCAGTGATGATTCGTCAAATTATCAtgtgtataaattaaatatatacaataataatacaagtCGGTTATGCTTGTTGCGTCATTACACGATGTACACGGAACTTGTTGCTCGTTACTTCTTgttacattatatttattacaactgTAGTAATACATAAACGTCGATGTACTATACTCAAACTCTGACTGCTCTCACGACTTGTATCAATCATTATTACCGCATACAACAGACTCATCAGTACATCAGCTTGAGGACCTtgaaatatattatcatttatttaactaaaaatttaatcatcacaattttttaaaaatcaataattaataaattaattaatttagctCATGTGCAAGTGTTTATTTTGGTGACATACGTACTGGAAATAATGATATACAGGCTGGAGAACCACTTGCACCAACAGCAACCCCAGCAACAGGTACTCCATTATCACCAGAAAGACTTAATCGGCACCAatcgaatattaaaaataattccccGGCTGatcgtgaaaaaataattggcaGCATAAATACAACAACCACGACAATACACGCATTGACAGTATCAGTAGCAACGAGCGTCAGTACGAGCAGTACCAATTGTACCAGACGCGATGCTAAAGTATCCAGGGCCGACGAAACCTTGGCCGAATATGATAAAAGTTGCATTGAACCTTTTACGCATCCCGATATTCGTACCATGCAAATCTCTCAGCCTGGCCTGTCTCCGACTCAGAGTAACTCGtatcatcaccatcaccatcaccatcaccatcatcgtcatcatcatcaccgcGAAATTATTGATACTCAATGCACTACTCCAGAAGATGATTGCGCACCTCTgacaaagaaaagaaaaatatcgtgtcagtaagtattttttttttattcatttatttattaattaaccagTTAATTACTTAGTCAATAGTTGAAAtggttgaaaaatatttataaatattttttagctgAAAGTAATCATACTAAGTTTACGGATCAAAGGGATAACAAAATCCCTATGGGAAATTGTCGCGCTTAAACCAGTAACTCATACAACATCACTCGTTTACTTTAAGAAATGTCACGTATATGCTATttgctatatatatagtaaGATCAATGAAGTGTAGTTGCTTTTGAGAAGCcatatgaattaaatttactcatgAACTTGTTAcctatgatttaataaatctttgtttgttatttttaacttattgtCAAAAACCTAAACTACTAATTtgtcaaagtattttttttacaaactaattatttattcaaatataaaaaattcgtaaaatttaaactgataCAATCCGCCGTTTccgtattaattattaagttttttaaaaatcatttctaagtcaaatttttattataaattcgaACCTctgtccaataatttttttcaatgttcaaactctataaaaaaacataattgctgcttttaaataattttcgtttaaaattaaacaaagaagtttaaaaaaatggttgtattttttgttatagaGAAGATAATGATTTGATAGAAGATGCGACAGAAGATACTAAATCAGTTCGTACGAATGCTGACAGTAAGAAGTGagtataaatttctttattgtcgcattaagtaaacaataaagaaagaaagtttataaaaaaaatctacgtaaataaaatgtttacgAAAGTATAAGATTATAATTGTCAAGCGTAATTCGATAATTAAGTGGTGTGTATTTGTAAATGTAATAGACATGcacaatgataaataaaatagtatgcAAAAAGTACATAGAAAGGTGACACACTGTCCTTGACCTACCTTGATTCGAGGGAATTAACGCAAGTTGGCTTCACTTGTGACGTTAACGCCGATCcggtttaaaatattatctttgacaatttcgaaaaattgatttattaattttaataactattattattatttattgacataTTTACTTCCTTACGTTCCAGACAAAATCAcagcgaaattgaaaaacgTAGACGTGATAAAATGAATACTTATATTACTGAACTATCAGCGATGATACCAATGTGCCATGCAATGTCTagaaaattagataaattaacTGTATTACGTATGGCAGTACAACatattaaaacaatattaGGTGCCGTTACAACTTATACTGAGGGTCATTATAAACCGGCATTTCTTAGTGatcaagaattaaaaacaCTCATCTTAcaggtaaattattatttttaaaaatatcaaatgcacagaaaaaaatgatttctttgatcaagaaaattttttctcacctcaagaaaattttcatatggaATTCATTAtgcaaaaatttcttaggataaaagtgaagtaaaaattttcttggatcaagtaaaaattttctgcactaagaatttatttttttttgtgaagtaaaataaaataaaatgaaatatttaaggaGGTATATCAAGAAAGTTTAAGTAGTAGGGTACTTTGTAGGCAGTAAGGACCCTCATAAGAGCTTGTACTTCAAGTTATTCCTTATGTAGttggtatatatatttgtgacTGTGGTTTATGATATGCATCGATAAGACTTCATCGCGACAGAGACTTGAAACTTAACGATTACACAACACGTTACATTTGACCTGTCGCAACAATTATGCTCTTTTACCTTTACTCGTACATATATATCacataaactatttatttaccaaTATATTGACAATacccaattaattattaaatttatttgcatatCAACAGAGTAactgaaatataaattacaataaacataaaattttaaaaatctgcaTAATAATTGTAGCCACCGATAGGTTTGaccatttgataaatttatttactgaaaggatttgaacatttttacggctttttaaataacttctGGTTACTGCTTCACACCTAAATCTTGAGAAAAgaggaattaaaaatatttaaatggataTTATTGAGTATTAAACTGTTATAAAATCAGTCGGTTATTTATTACAgagtagtatatatatatttatatgtatatgccgaagtatttataaatttttatgacccTTTCTCGGTTGTTTTACCTACTGACTATGACTCTTTATCCCCTTTCTCTTAAAACGATTACCTCAGTGTTACGTACAGCAAATAGCAGTACGCGTGGGtctttaataaaagtatcagCCGGTCTTTAGTCTTTAGTCTCGTGAATGCAACAGCAGACTTAATATAAAACTTATGCacacgatttaattttttttaaccaccgACTTTAGCTCTGAGGTCAATTCACTCGAGTGTAACTCGACGTTCATGATTTATACTcaagtttttaatcatttaaatgtaatcaataataaatatatacaatagttTAGTTTACTCATTGATTAACTGTAcgccaaattaattaattaattatttattaagaaaaatatttatataattttttattttatctaattatttattaatgccGAATTGGATTAATGAATGAACGAGTGAATTGTCTTATAAACAAACGCACAGTTATCTATTTAAATCTAAAAGGCTTTCACGTTTATCACATTCTCTTATAGctggtatatatatttatatatatcacgTATTATATGCACGGACATAGGTCTCAGGATATTGGTTTCACGAACCACACCCAGACATACCAGATTTAAATCCTTGATTTAAAATACCAACACTGAATACTGTACCcgtgatctgaaatttttttataatttaaatcgcACACTACATTGTATCATATGATTACGAAATATCAGGAAGAAATAggatttgtttaaatatatttaatgtttcgcatttttttaactacatATATTACAATATCGTAGCTCAGATTGcgagatatataaataatataccgagTACTAGATTGTTGTGATAACAAATTATGGTTATAAATGTatgtttttaatgaaaaatataattgcacTCGTTGAACCGTGTCAATGTAAAGGAGGTTGttaattcataattcaaactatcattaaattttttttttactttgatcCTCAGAAGACAACATATAACGcaatcttatatttattaggttttgatattaaattatcgACAATAAAACAACTCGATTAttccatatttttaattttttataaagagtTTTTATTAAGTCTTTTGctcgaaatttattattcaatctcatataatttttatgacaagTAATGagatgaatagaaaaaaaaactgagtcAGATTAATATgcgttcattaattttaaatgtacgAGGCTTGAAATTTGCCGCGCGAGCCTTAGGCTAGCGCGGCAAACATTCGAATGTAACAGACTCAGTCTTGTTAGACaggtatataaattttgtatgtaataaataatatcacaaAGGCAACTATAGACAGTtgcaaaaataagaaaaatactgatttaaattttttgcaggCTGCTGATGGATTTTTGTTTGTTGTCGGATGTgaccgtggaaaaattttatatgtatcAGAATCTGTTTCTgaaatacttaattattctcaagtatatattttttaaaacacatgataaattatgaataattagactgattattaattaaaaattaatttaaaggaCGACTTATTGGGTCAAAGTTGGTTTGACATATTGCACCCAAAGGACGTAGCGAAAGTTAAAGAGCAATTATCCTCATCAGATTTAAGTCCGCGTGAAAGATTAATTGACGCAAGAAGTAAGTAtctcatattaatgttaaatcactcatatatatatttattatctaatcCGAGtcattactaattattaccttataaatatacattgtaaaaaaaaactaaatattataaattgagtGAGTAATCGCAAGTTGTGCAAATGTCAGCTGAAAGTTTTGCGCACTTGGCATTTACCAACGAATTCCGCGAAAGCTAACGCGCATCTAAaaaatctttgtttttttttcgtcatataaattattaagtgaCGTATTAAGTATATATGTGGATGTTTAATAATGTAACTTgttaaattaatgtaattaacaTTTATGTTAAGCGATGCTTCCGGTAAAGACTGACGTACCGCAAGATGTTTCACGGCTGTGTCCAGGCGCAAGAAGATCATTTTTCTGTCGCatgaagagaaaaataattgaaaactcATCTGGATGCAATGAATCtcaaataaaagaagaaaCTGATGCTGCGACTGGTTGCCACCGTAGAAAAAAACAGCAAAGTACTGGTtagcttatttatttaaataattgtcagTAAAtagttgatattttaaaatgaaataaaaataattgtttattttaagacTGGAAATACTGTGTTATCCAGTGTACCGGTTATTTAAAATCCTGGGCACCAGCAAAACTATGTTTGGAAGAGCCAGAAGGCGAAAGTGATGGCGAAGCATGCAATTTATCTTGTCTGGTTGCTGTTGGAAGAGTTCAACCAAGTTTGCCAGCTCTCacttcaaattcttcgcgCTCACCAAGATTGAGGACCATCGAATTTGTTTCACGGCATGCTACCGAtggaaaatttctttttgtcGACCAAAGGTTCGCttgtgtattttattaatacattttatagtaataaatgaaaatttttctttgtttatttcactgtacttgtttatttttattttattttaatgtaaaagtttttttatgatgaaagaaaaattctttAGAGCAAAAACTTTTCATTCAGGGCGACGATTGTGTTGGGTTTCTTACCGCAGGAACTTTTAGGAACGAGTATGTATGAATATTACCATCACGACGATATTCCTCACCTTGCCGAGTCTCACAAAGCGGCATTAAAATCATCAGAACGTGTTACGacacaagtaattattttatttttactttaataattattatttttaattatttattgattttatttcacaggTTTATCGATTTAAAGCTAAAGGTGCTAGTATTGTAAGACTACAGTCCGAGTGGAGATCTTTTGAAAACCCATGGACTAAAGATATTGAATATCTTATTGCTAAGAATTCGGCTGTTTTGTatgtttgttaatttttttttcaaatcatatattttatatctcattaaatgattttatttataattttgatagtCAAGAAAATAGCAGGAATGAATCAGAAAACTCCAATGTACAAGAGAATTATGACTTTTTTACTCAAAGTAAGTGtttataagatataaaaaaatatttcttagctaTATTTGtactgataaaatataaaatataggCAAAGtataagaatattaataaataatattttacaggCAACGCTAGTCTTGGACGACTAATCTCTAGTCAAGTAGAggtaataattttgtaataaatatatagaataattaataatgatgtttatatttatttaaagatctCAACGGCAGCATCTTCAGAGAGAGATCGTGAATCAACTCAATCTAGCATTGGCAATGAAGCTAATGATCTAACACCCGCATTTAATACTGTTTTATCAAGTGTTTCGTTAAATATGTCTAATGATcaaggtaattaattttaattaatacaacagtgaacagaaaaaatgaatttcttgatacaaaaatttttttgtcctaaatcctttttttctgtgtgtgAATAAACACTTACCGAATAAATATTTCAGGCACATCAAGTGATAATAACATGTTGGAAATGATGGGAGACACGGCCATAAGTGAATCTCCAAACCCCTTGACCACCGATGGAAGCGACGAAGCAGCCATGGCCGTCATAATGAGTCTCTTAGAAGCAGACGCTGGTCTTGGAGGCCCCGTAGACTTCTCAGGACTTCCTTGGCCTCTTccttaattttcataacttataaattccatttatcgtaataaataatgttaaaatgtCGTGATACTTCTAATGCACTCCTTTGAGTCTCGATTGAATCGACTCGTCtagtacaaataaaatttaaaaaagctaaataatatatatgcatttatatattatggATGTTTGGTTTACTTTAAGTTATctgtaaatatatcaattaaatatttaataattaattaccattCAATATTTTGGtgtttagttatttaaatgttattattttttgccaaagtaatatattaattatttattaatatattagatattaattatgagTTATTTGTATATGTTtagatattttgtaatttttatcgtttaatATATAAGTTTAGCTATAAAAACTACTGGTGCGAAGgcttatatataagtatgtataaaaaatatatgtattgaaGTTCTTtaactgattaatttaaataaatttgtttttttaattctgtttgTATTTACactagtattttattttttatttattgaaaccAATTCAATGTCAACTGGAATTTTGAAAGTGCGTCACAAGTGTTCTAATTGGTCCGATATTCCCATAGGCTTTATGTCGGAACCAATCAGAATTTTTGatcatgagtgtgaatgttgcagcat
This genomic window from Microplitis demolitor isolate Queensland-Clemson2020A chromosome 6, iyMicDemo2.1a, whole genome shotgun sequence contains:
- the LOC103577315 gene encoding basic helix-loop-helix ARNT-like protein 1 isoform X2, with the translated sequence MYGFIDESRLANGEVGGLIEDPMVVEKSQGSGIGKSLQLSQIHRLYPEDIDIDIKRDINNKDIKECNIELSELDEFLHCRGCNDNNREMVGQDMAQSYNELFHAAQEPQEFISLEELGPRITSTDHHCHPVANTVINNDQLYGDADEGQHQSQPRTYYNLSSLPDSCASVYFGDIRTGNNDIQAGEPLAPTATPATGTPLSPERLNRHQSNIKNNSPADREKIIGSINTTTTTIHALTVSVATSVSTSSTNCTRRDAKVSRADETLAEYDKSCIEPFTHPDIRTMQISQPGLSPTQSNSYHHHHHHHHHHRHHHHREIIDTQCTTPEDDCAPLTKKRKISCQEDNDLIEDATEDTKSVRTNADSKKQNHSEIEKRRRDKMNTYITELSAMIPMCHAMSRKLDKLTVLRMAVQHIKTILGAVTTYTEGHYKPAFLSDQELKTLILQAADGFLFVVGCDRGKILYVSESVSEILNYSQDDLLGQSWFDILHPKDVAKVKEQLSSSDLSPRERLIDARTMLPVKTDVPQDVSRLCPGARRSFFCRMKRKIIENSSGCNESQIKEETDAATGCHRRKKQQNWKYCVIQCTGYLKSWAPAKLCLEEPEGESDGEACNLSCLVAVGRVQPSLPALTSNSSRSPRLRTIEFVSRHATDGKFLFVDQRATIVLGFLPQELLGTSMYEYYHHDDIPHLAESHKAALKSSERVTTQVYRFKAKGASIVRLQSEWRSFENPWTKDIEYLIAKNSAVFQENSRNESENSNVQENYDFFTQSNASLGRLISSQVEISTAASSERDRESTQSSIGNEANDLTPAFNTVLSSVSLNMSNDQGTSSDNNMLEMMGDTAISESPNPLTTDGSDEAAMAVIMSLLEADAGLGGPVDFSGLPWPLP
- the LOC103577315 gene encoding basic helix-loop-helix ARNT-like protein 1 isoform X1; translated protein: MYGFIDESRLANGEVGGLIEDPMVVEKSQGSGIGKSLQLSQIHRLYPEDIDIDIKRDINNKDIKECNIELSELDEFLHCRGCNDNNREMVGQDMAQSYNELFHAAQEPQEFISLEELGPRITSTDHHCHPVANTVINNDQLYGDADEGQHQSQPRTYYNLSSLPDSCASVYFGDIRTGNNDIQAGEPLAPTATPATGTPLSPERLNRHQSNIKNNSPADREKIIGSINTTTTTIHALTVSVATSVSTSSTNCTRRDAKVSRADETLAEYDKSCIEPFTHPDIRTMQISQPGLSPTQSNSYHHHHHHHHHHRHHHHREIIDTQCTTPEDDCAPLTKKRKISCQEDNDLIEDATEDTKSVRTNADSKKQNHSEIEKRRRDKMNTYITELSAMIPMCHAMSRKLDKLTVLRMAVQHIKTILGAVTTYTEGHYKPAFLSDQELKTLILQAADGFLFVVGCDRGKILYVSESVSEILNYSQDDLLGQSWFDILHPKDVAKVKEQLSSSDLSPRERLIDARTMLPVKTDVPQDVSRLCPGARRSFFCRMKRKIIENSSGCNESQIKEETDAATGCHRRKKQQSTDWKYCVIQCTGYLKSWAPAKLCLEEPEGESDGEACNLSCLVAVGRVQPSLPALTSNSSRSPRLRTIEFVSRHATDGKFLFVDQRATIVLGFLPQELLGTSMYEYYHHDDIPHLAESHKAALKSSERVTTQVYRFKAKGASIVRLQSEWRSFENPWTKDIEYLIAKNSAVFQENSRNESENSNVQENYDFFTQSNASLGRLISSQVEISTAASSERDRESTQSSIGNEANDLTPAFNTVLSSVSLNMSNDQGTSSDNNMLEMMGDTAISESPNPLTTDGSDEAAMAVIMSLLEADAGLGGPVDFSGLPWPLP